A section of the Microbacterium forte genome encodes:
- a CDS encoding PHP domain-containing protein produces MASAPSRRFAGPSDLHMHSNHSDGTETPAEVVRQAHAYGLRTVALTDHDRSTGWDEAAAATAGLGMTFIPGMELSAKHEWRSVHVLGYLFDPLDEALTAETDRIRGDRIGRAERIVRSIGRDYDLDWDDVLAQTTLDATVGRPHIADALVARGIVRDRTEAFDGILHPREGYYEPHYAPDPLTAVRLITDAGGVAIIAHPATVGRDHMMPLHFIEQLIAAGLGGFEIDHRENTASGKKALHAIAAKHDLIITGSSDYHGTGKPNLPGENTTSDEMVQRLIERASGTAPRYA; encoded by the coding sequence ATGGCCTCCGCTCCCTCACGCCGTTTCGCCGGTCCGTCCGACCTGCACATGCACTCCAATCACTCGGACGGTACAGAGACGCCCGCTGAGGTCGTGCGCCAGGCGCACGCGTACGGCTTGCGCACCGTGGCGCTGACCGACCACGACCGCAGCACCGGGTGGGACGAGGCGGCAGCGGCCACCGCAGGACTGGGGATGACGTTCATCCCCGGCATGGAGCTCTCGGCGAAGCACGAATGGCGCAGCGTGCACGTGCTCGGCTACCTGTTCGACCCGCTCGACGAGGCGCTCACAGCCGAGACCGATCGGATCCGGGGCGATCGGATCGGCCGAGCAGAGAGGATCGTCCGCAGCATCGGTCGCGACTACGACCTCGACTGGGACGACGTCCTCGCCCAGACCACGCTCGACGCGACGGTCGGCCGCCCGCACATCGCCGACGCTCTCGTCGCTCGGGGAATCGTCCGCGATCGCACCGAGGCGTTCGACGGGATCCTGCATCCGCGTGAGGGCTACTACGAGCCGCACTACGCTCCGGATCCGCTCACCGCGGTGCGTCTGATCACGGATGCCGGGGGAGTGGCGATCATCGCGCACCCCGCGACCGTCGGTCGCGACCATATGATGCCCCTGCACTTCATCGAGCAGCTGATCGCCGCCGGTCTGGGCGGTTTCGAGATCGACCACCGCGAGAACACCGCGTCGGGCAAGAAGGCGCTGCATGCGATCGCGGCGAAGCACGACCTGATCATCACGGGCTCGAGCGACTACCACGGCACCGGAAAACCGAACCTGCCGGGCGAGAACACGACCTCCGACGAGATGGTGCAGCGGCTCATCGAGCGCGCGAGCGGAACCGCGCCGCGGTACGCCTGA
- a CDS encoding endonuclease/exonuclease/phosphatase family protein — protein sequence MFRLLGILFTVLFAIATAVVVWPQFFHLEQTFPFAQIVAARGVVLAAFLVIAALSLLLLLAKPLRGFAASVLIVALLGAGATGAIGFLRGFGADTLPAPTESSLRVLTWNTAGDEVSAEEIAREILDRGADIVALPETTEEVGEQVAVLLRDQDHPMWVHHVQFKPDVVDGPKSWHTTVLVSPDLGEYSVIASSEDGSNNTGSVPSAVLMPVDGAGPTIVAVHAVAPRMDDMAQWQSDLRWIADQCPAGDFILAGDFNATIDHMAGLGVDGGDMGYCRDAATRSGNGFSGTWPSSLPALLSTPIDHVMASPSWTATGSVVIGGGGGSDHRGLVVQLEPAG from the coding sequence ATGTTTCGACTACTGGGGATCCTCTTCACCGTGCTGTTCGCGATCGCGACGGCAGTCGTGGTGTGGCCTCAGTTCTTCCATCTCGAGCAAACGTTCCCCTTCGCTCAGATCGTCGCCGCCCGTGGAGTCGTGCTCGCAGCATTCCTCGTCATCGCCGCGCTGTCACTGCTTCTCCTCCTCGCCAAGCCGTTGCGTGGCTTCGCGGCATCGGTCCTGATCGTCGCGCTGCTCGGAGCCGGGGCGACCGGAGCCATCGGCTTCCTGCGCGGATTCGGCGCAGACACGCTCCCCGCCCCCACCGAGTCGAGCCTCCGCGTGCTCACCTGGAACACCGCCGGCGACGAGGTGTCAGCCGAGGAGATCGCCCGCGAGATCCTCGATCGAGGCGCCGATATCGTCGCGCTCCCCGAGACCACGGAGGAGGTCGGCGAACAGGTCGCTGTGCTGCTGCGTGATCAGGACCACCCGATGTGGGTGCACCACGTGCAGTTCAAACCCGACGTCGTCGACGGCCCGAAATCGTGGCACACGACCGTTCTGGTATCCCCCGACCTCGGCGAGTACTCCGTGATCGCGTCGTCGGAAGACGGTTCGAACAACACCGGCTCGGTTCCCAGTGCGGTGCTGATGCCGGTCGATGGCGCAGGTCCGACCATCGTCGCCGTGCATGCCGTCGCACCGCGCATGGACGACATGGCGCAGTGGCAGAGCGATCTGCGCTGGATCGCCGATCAGTGCCCCGCGGGCGACTTCATCCTCGCCGGAGATTTCAACGCGACGATCGACCACATGGCGGGCCTCGGGGTCGACGGCGGCGACATGGGCTACTGCCGCGACGCAGCGACCCGATCGGGCAACGGCTTCAGCGGAACCTGGCCGAGCTCGCTGCCGGCTCTGCTGAGCACGCCGATCGACCACGTCATGGCATCGCCGAGCTGGACGGCGACCGGATCGGTCGTGATCGGAGGCGGGGGTGGCAGCGATCACCGCGGCCTGGTCGTGCAGCTCGAGCCCGCAGGCTGA
- a CDS encoding aminopeptidase P family protein, protein MSTAERDTIAEPTTETPVEATTTNRKQPFPRGFLDTISTGWAERPESIPAPRAQAPFAAVRRAAVSAAFPGKRVVIPAGSLKQRSNDTDYPYRAHSAFAHLTGWASDAEPDSILVFDPTDSGHDVTLYFRERADRTTTEFYADATVGEFWIGPRPSLAGVAADLDVATEHLAEFTSADGELVLDEDADLTRFVSELRLVKDEYEIAEMRRAVDITAQGFEDVIRSLPDAIAHARGERVVEGVFHRRAREDGNGEGYDTIAASGPHACYLHWTRNDGTVVPGDLILVDAGVEADSLYTADITRTLPVSGTFSEVQRRVYETVREAADAAFAAARIGVRFREVHEAAMRVIAARVAEWGLLPVTAQEALDADAGGQHRRYMVHGTSHHLGIDVHDCAQARREMYYDGILAPGMVFTIEPGLYFQIDDLTVPAEYRGIGVRLEDDILMTQDGPINLSADIPRTADEVEAWIARIQS, encoded by the coding sequence ATGAGCACCGCAGAACGCGACACGATCGCAGAGCCGACGACCGAGACTCCCGTCGAAGCCACCACCACGAACCGGAAGCAGCCCTTCCCCCGCGGGTTCCTCGACACGATCTCGACCGGATGGGCCGAGCGCCCCGAGTCGATCCCCGCGCCCCGCGCACAGGCGCCGTTCGCTGCCGTGCGCCGCGCAGCCGTCTCGGCAGCATTCCCCGGCAAGCGCGTGGTCATTCCTGCCGGGTCGCTCAAGCAGCGCAGCAACGACACCGACTATCCGTACCGCGCCCACTCGGCCTTCGCACACCTCACCGGCTGGGCATCGGACGCCGAGCCCGACTCGATCCTCGTGTTCGATCCCACCGACTCGGGCCACGACGTCACGCTGTATTTCCGCGAGCGCGCGGACCGCACCACGACCGAGTTCTACGCGGATGCCACCGTCGGGGAGTTCTGGATCGGCCCGCGCCCCTCGCTCGCCGGGGTCGCCGCAGACCTCGATGTCGCGACCGAGCACCTCGCGGAGTTCACGAGCGCTGACGGCGAACTCGTGCTCGACGAGGACGCCGACCTCACCCGGTTCGTCTCGGAGCTTCGTCTCGTCAAGGACGAGTACGAGATCGCCGAGATGCGCCGTGCCGTCGACATCACCGCCCAGGGCTTCGAAGACGTCATCCGTTCGCTCCCCGACGCGATCGCGCACGCTCGGGGCGAACGGGTCGTCGAGGGCGTCTTCCATCGCCGCGCCCGCGAAGACGGCAACGGCGAGGGGTACGACACGATCGCCGCATCGGGTCCCCACGCCTGCTACCTGCATTGGACCCGCAACGACGGCACCGTGGTCCCCGGCGATCTGATCCTCGTCGACGCGGGCGTCGAAGCCGACAGCCTCTACACCGCGGACATCACCCGCACTCTCCCCGTCTCCGGCACCTTCAGCGAGGTCCAGCGCCGGGTCTATGAGACCGTGCGCGAGGCTGCGGACGCCGCCTTCGCCGCGGCACGGATCGGCGTGCGGTTCCGCGAGGTGCACGAGGCCGCCATGCGCGTGATCGCCGCCCGCGTCGCCGAATGGGGCCTGCTGCCGGTGACCGCGCAGGAGGCGCTGGACGCAGATGCCGGCGGACAGCACCGTCGCTACATGGTGCACGGCACGTCGCACCATCTGGGCATCGATGTGCACGATTGCGCTCAGGCCCGTCGAGAGATGTACTACGACGGCATCCTCGCGCCCGGCATGGTGTTCACGATCGAGCCCGGCCTGTACTTCCAGATCGACGACCTCACCGTGCCCGCGGAGTACCGCGGCATCGGCGTGCGCCTCGAGGACGACATCCTGATGACGCAGGACGGTCCGATCAATCTGTCCGCCGACATCCCCCGCACCGCCGACGAGGTCGAGGCCTGGATCGCTCGCATCCAGAGCTGA
- a CDS encoding phosphotransferase, with product MHEGELALTEETAARLIAQRFPALAHLPVERIRTAGTVNTITRIGDEFAARFPLVVESAEALAAEAAAMEELADVCAVPSPRSLGIGMPTAEYPSAWSVQTWVPGDTACRDLHATSDALALDVAALIASLRAADVRGREFDGQGRGGVLTYHDEWVALCIERSAHLVDPARVRRLWRALRDLPRSGQDVMSHRDLTPFNLLVVGDRVVGVLDGGGFGPADRALDLVAAWHLFDASRRCMVRERVGASDVEWQRGAGWALQQAMGLGWYYEDSSPAMSALGLSTVRRLLDDAELMSLT from the coding sequence ATGCACGAGGGCGAGCTCGCACTCACGGAGGAGACCGCTGCGCGACTGATCGCGCAGCGGTTTCCCGCGCTCGCCCACCTGCCGGTCGAGCGCATACGCACCGCGGGCACCGTGAACACGATCACCCGGATCGGCGACGAGTTCGCGGCGCGGTTCCCCCTCGTCGTCGAATCGGCAGAGGCACTCGCTGCTGAGGCCGCGGCGATGGAGGAGCTCGCAGACGTCTGCGCGGTGCCTTCGCCTCGCTCTCTCGGCATCGGCATGCCGACGGCAGAGTATCCATCCGCATGGTCGGTGCAGACATGGGTGCCTGGCGACACAGCGTGCCGAGACCTTCACGCGACTTCTGATGCCCTGGCGCTCGACGTCGCCGCGCTGATCGCGTCGCTACGGGCCGCCGATGTGCGCGGGCGCGAGTTCGACGGTCAGGGGCGTGGTGGCGTCCTCACATATCACGACGAGTGGGTCGCACTTTGCATCGAGAGAAGCGCTCATCTGGTCGATCCGGCCCGGGTGCGACGACTGTGGCGGGCTCTGCGCGATCTGCCGCGCTCCGGTCAGGATGTGATGAGCCACCGCGATCTCACCCCGTTCAACCTGCTGGTCGTGGGCGATCGCGTTGTGGGCGTCCTCGACGGCGGCGGATTCGGCCCTGCTGATCGCGCTCTCGATCTGGTCGCCGCCTGGCATCTGTTCGACGCGTCTCGCCGATGCATGGTGCGCGAGCGCGTCGGAGCGTCGGATGTCGAATGGCAGCGGGGCGCCGGGTGGGCGCTGCAGCAGGCGATGGGACTCGGCTGGTACTACGAGGACTCGAGTCCCGCGATGAGTGCTCTCGGACTCTCCACGGTGCGCCGTCTGCTCGACGACGCAGAGCTGATGTCGCTCACGTGA
- a CDS encoding alpha/beta hydrolase family protein, with the protein MVEILVDLPAGPVAISADWSAGDSGSTVIVAHGAGTGKDHPFLTGFAEELASRGHATLRFNFPYVEQGRRMPGPATHAIATWNAVVAFAREQDPDAAIWATGKSYGGRMASMAVAQGLSVDGLAYLGYPLHAPGKPEKPRAEHLPAISVPQLFIEGANDPFIQPLAQFEEVVATCQDARIIWIDGGGHTFEVKGRKRPASEIGASLAPFVAEFVHP; encoded by the coding sequence ATGGTCGAGATCCTCGTCGATCTGCCCGCCGGACCGGTCGCCATCTCGGCTGACTGGTCGGCAGGGGACAGCGGATCGACCGTGATCGTCGCGCACGGTGCAGGCACCGGCAAAGACCACCCCTTCCTCACCGGCTTCGCCGAAGAGCTCGCCTCCCGTGGACACGCCACGCTGCGCTTCAACTTCCCGTACGTCGAGCAGGGGCGCCGGATGCCAGGGCCGGCGACCCATGCGATCGCGACCTGGAACGCCGTGGTCGCGTTCGCGCGTGAGCAGGACCCGGATGCGGCCATCTGGGCGACCGGCAAGTCGTACGGCGGGCGGATGGCGTCGATGGCCGTCGCGCAGGGACTCTCCGTCGACGGTCTCGCGTACCTGGGATACCCGCTGCACGCGCCGGGCAAGCCCGAGAAGCCGCGCGCCGAGCACCTTCCGGCCATCAGCGTTCCGCAGCTGTTCATCGAGGGCGCGAACGATCCGTTCATCCAGCCGCTGGCGCAGTTCGAAGAGGTCGTCGCGACCTGCCAGGACGCGCGCATCATCTGGATCGACGGCGGCGGTCACACCTTCGAGGTGAAGGGACGCAAGCGCCCCGCATCGGAGATCGGCGCGTCGCTCGCACCCTTCGTCGCGGAGTTCGTGCACCCCTGA
- a CDS encoding DUF4870 domain-containing protein: protein MPSAPPAQGPIAPAPVYGYAPPQPPGYAQQPASQSPGYAPPAAPGQAPAPQQPVGYAPPQMPPSQGHPAPGYPAQGYPAGTYPAAVPPRGLLPWALGLLILIPFPFVGGLASGIAMAVSGGTSRRFGGVAGENARAAANWGLTYLLVSTVLLISHFVILFSLTADSPSSGFYPIGIPITIYFALSVFHVVLVIMGMVKASGGRVMRVPFAIPYLRA, encoded by the coding sequence GTGCCTTCCGCGCCTCCCGCGCAGGGCCCGATTGCACCGGCGCCTGTGTACGGCTACGCGCCGCCGCAGCCTCCGGGATATGCGCAGCAGCCCGCGTCGCAGTCACCGGGGTACGCGCCGCCCGCCGCTCCCGGCCAGGCTCCGGCGCCTCAGCAGCCCGTCGGCTACGCCCCGCCGCAGATGCCTCCTTCCCAGGGGCATCCGGCACCCGGCTATCCGGCACAGGGCTACCCCGCGGGGACCTATCCCGCAGCGGTACCGCCGCGCGGGCTTCTTCCATGGGCTCTCGGCCTTCTGATCCTGATCCCGTTCCCGTTCGTCGGCGGACTCGCATCGGGGATCGCCATGGCCGTCAGCGGCGGGACATCGCGTCGCTTCGGAGGCGTGGCCGGCGAGAACGCTCGGGCGGCCGCGAACTGGGGGCTCACATACCTGCTGGTGTCGACGGTTCTGCTCATCTCGCACTTCGTGATCCTGTTCTCACTCACGGCCGATTCTCCGTCGAGCGGGTTCTACCCCATCGGCATCCCGATCACGATCTACTTCGCGCTGTCGGTCTTCCACGTCGTCCTGGTCATCATGGGCATGGTGAAGGCGTCCGGCGGCAGAGTCATGCGCGTACCGTTCGCGATTCCCTACCTTCGCGCCTGA
- a CDS encoding general stress protein — translation MSMLNRPADSRDEGEIVASTRDYEGAQKTVSKLIAQEVPARDIAIIGQSVRTVERITGRLGYAAAARSGAINGVLIGLFLSAILVIGNPEVPIQLFVGFVFIGVALGMLLSLVTYAIVRRRRDFASVTQFAADHYEVRVQATSLAKARLALGAAKPAPVRAPVDLDEPPRYGERIAPGGQPAPAPAPPAAPPVSPEDPTPGPTPPLGGPEAAPEEPTVPPRPADPAAPPAAPPIDTPDPGKPGLPPTSAGTV, via the coding sequence ATGAGCATGCTGAACCGTCCAGCCGACAGCCGCGATGAGGGCGAGATCGTCGCCTCCACCCGCGATTACGAAGGCGCCCAGAAGACGGTGTCGAAACTGATCGCCCAGGAGGTGCCGGCCCGAGACATCGCGATCATCGGGCAGAGCGTCCGGACGGTCGAGCGCATCACGGGGCGACTCGGCTATGCCGCCGCGGCACGATCGGGGGCCATCAACGGCGTGCTCATCGGTCTCTTCCTCTCCGCGATCCTCGTGATCGGCAACCCCGAGGTGCCGATCCAGCTCTTCGTCGGGTTCGTCTTCATCGGCGTCGCGCTCGGAATGCTCCTCAGCCTCGTCACCTATGCGATCGTGCGCCGACGCCGCGACTTCGCGAGCGTCACGCAGTTCGCCGCAGACCATTACGAGGTGCGGGTGCAGGCCACGTCACTCGCGAAGGCGCGTCTCGCCCTGGGGGCGGCCAAGCCTGCACCGGTGCGTGCGCCCGTCGATCTGGACGAGCCGCCGAGGTACGGCGAGCGCATCGCTCCGGGTGGCCAGCCCGCTCCTGCGCCTGCGCCTCCGGCAGCGCCTCCCGTCTCGCCAGAGGACCCGACTCCCGGCCCGACCCCGCCGCTCGGTGGACCTGAAGCCGCTCCCGAAGAGCCGACTGTTCCGCCGCGCCCCGCAGATCCGGCCGCACCGCCGGCCGCACCGCCGATCGACACGCCCGACCCCGGCAAGCCCGGCCTCCCGCCCACCTCGGCGGGAACCGTCTGA
- a CDS encoding magnesium transporter MgtE N-terminal domain-containing protein, which yields MSTQRVFAARLAGCAVFDPVGDRLGKVRDVVIVYRSTAAPRVIGLVVEIPGRRHVFLSIGRVTSIRAGQVISTGLINVRRFSPRAGEVRVLAELLGRRVSLVDGTGTAVIEDVAIEPNRLGEWAVSQLFLRRPKTSASPFAKGPTTFAAWNEVTEQHSPGESQSAEQLVASYSELHAADLANTLLDLPQQRMIEVAEELSDDRLADALEEMPEDDQVHILDRLGDERAADILDQMEPDDAADLLAQLPPNRLEQLLELMEPEEAEDVRMLLRYGPDTAGGLMTPEPIILSADATVAEALALIRRHELHPALAAAVFVTLPPFETPTGRLLGMVHFQRMLRYPPHERLGAIMDDSLDPVRVTASAAEVARMLASYDLVSLPVIDAAHRLVGAISIDDVLDYLLPDDWRTHDSDEPSIPKEVR from the coding sequence GTGAGCACACAACGGGTATTCGCCGCGCGCCTGGCAGGCTGCGCCGTCTTCGATCCCGTCGGCGACCGGCTCGGCAAAGTCCGAGATGTCGTCATCGTGTACCGAAGTACGGCTGCTCCGCGTGTCATCGGCCTCGTCGTCGAGATCCCCGGGCGACGACACGTCTTCCTGTCGATAGGACGAGTGACGTCGATCCGTGCAGGCCAGGTCATCAGCACCGGACTCATCAACGTGCGCCGCTTCTCGCCGCGCGCCGGAGAGGTGCGGGTTCTCGCAGAGCTCTTGGGTCGACGGGTCAGCCTCGTCGACGGCACCGGCACTGCTGTCATCGAAGACGTCGCCATCGAGCCGAACCGCCTGGGCGAGTGGGCCGTCAGCCAGCTCTTCCTCCGTCGCCCGAAGACCAGCGCCTCGCCGTTCGCCAAGGGCCCGACGACGTTCGCCGCCTGGAACGAGGTCACCGAGCAGCACTCCCCCGGCGAGTCCCAATCGGCCGAGCAGCTCGTCGCCTCCTACTCCGAGCTGCACGCCGCCGACCTCGCGAACACCCTGCTCGATCTGCCGCAGCAGCGCATGATCGAGGTCGCAGAGGAGCTCTCCGACGATCGGCTCGCCGACGCCCTCGAAGAGATGCCCGAGGACGACCAGGTGCACATCCTCGACCGCCTCGGCGACGAGCGAGCCGCAGACATCCTCGACCAGATGGAGCCGGATGACGCCGCCGACCTCCTCGCCCAGCTGCCGCCCAATCGCCTCGAGCAGCTGCTCGAGCTGATGGAGCCGGAGGAGGCCGAGGACGTCAGGATGCTGCTGCGATACGGCCCTGACACCGCCGGCGGTCTCATGACGCCCGAGCCGATCATCCTCTCCGCCGATGCGACCGTCGCCGAAGCGCTGGCCCTCATCCGGCGTCACGAGCTGCACCCCGCCCTTGCTGCAGCCGTGTTCGTGACCCTGCCGCCCTTCGAGACGCCGACGGGCCGACTGCTCGGAATGGTGCACTTCCAGAGGATGCTGCGCTACCCGCCGCACGAGCGGCTCGGCGCGATCATGGACGACAGCCTCGACCCCGTGCGCGTCACCGCATCGGCTGCGGAGGTGGCCAGGATGCTCGCGAGCTACGACCTCGTCTCGCTTCCGGTGATCGACGCCGCCCATCGTCTGGTCGGCGCCATCAGCATCGACGACGTCCTCGACTATCTGCTGCCCGACGACTGGCGCACACATGACAGCGACGAGCCGTCGATCCCGAAGGAGGTGCGCTGA
- a CDS encoding DUF1003 domain-containing protein, with product MPRSRSRSPQLDAPLGRGTPRQRPTSRDRFGRFTEWVARAMGTPAFLLILTLFCVLWICWNTLLPDHLRFDDAALGFTALTLMLSLQASYAAPLILLAQNRQDDRDRVQIEQDRQRAERNLADTEYLAREIVALRMSLEERNNQVVTRDVLRHELKSLLAELGEQDDEPTERRPRGRSTSS from the coding sequence ATGCCCCGCTCCCGCTCGCGCTCCCCTCAGCTCGACGCCCCTCTGGGCCGCGGCACCCCTCGGCAGCGGCCGACATCGCGTGACCGCTTCGGCCGCTTCACCGAATGGGTCGCCCGTGCCATGGGCACCCCGGCGTTCCTGCTCATCCTCACCCTGTTCTGTGTGCTCTGGATCTGCTGGAACACCCTGCTGCCCGACCACCTGCGCTTCGACGATGCCGCGCTCGGCTTCACGGCCCTCACCCTCATGCTCTCGCTGCAGGCGTCGTACGCGGCCCCCCTGATCCTCCTCGCGCAGAACCGCCAGGACGACCGCGACCGCGTGCAGATCGAGCAGGATCGCCAGCGTGCCGAGCGCAACCTCGCCGACACGGAGTACCTGGCCCGAGAGATCGTCGCGCTGCGGATGTCGCTCGAAGAGCGCAACAACCAGGTCGTGACCCGGGATGTGCTGCGCCACGAGCTCAAGTCGCTGCTCGCCGAGCTCGGCGAGCAGGACGACGAGCCGACCGAGCGACGCCCCCGCGGCCGCTCCACATCATCATGA
- a CDS encoding Mrp/NBP35 family ATP-binding protein translates to MSSADSVRAAVAAVTDPELRRPIGDLDMVREISVDGAHAHVAIVLTIVGCPAAARIETDVRAAAASVPGIAEVDVEVGVMTPSERKALTEKLRDGRPPRQMPFGPDSLTRVILVSSGKGGVGKSTVTANLAVALAAQGLSVGLVDADVHGFSIPGLLGIPAGTQPTRIDDLMLPPVAHGVKTISIGMFLRDGEAVVAWRGPMLHRTVQQFLTDVFFGDLDILLIDMPPGTGDIAISIGQLLPHAEVLVVTTPQAAASDVAIRSGLVARQTGQRVIGVVENMGALTLPDGTVVDLFGSGGGAAVASALSETQSVPLLASIPLSPALRTGGDEGVPVVLSAPDDAAAVAIRELAGSLATQGRGLAGRSLPMTLG, encoded by the coding sequence ATGAGCTCAGCCGACTCCGTCCGAGCGGCCGTCGCCGCTGTCACCGACCCCGAGCTTCGCAGACCCATCGGCGATCTCGACATGGTCAGGGAGATCAGTGTCGATGGAGCACACGCGCACGTCGCGATCGTGCTCACGATCGTGGGCTGTCCCGCAGCGGCTCGCATCGAAACCGATGTCCGCGCCGCGGCCGCTTCGGTGCCCGGCATCGCCGAGGTGGACGTCGAGGTCGGCGTGATGACGCCGTCAGAGCGCAAAGCGCTCACCGAGAAGCTGCGCGACGGGCGGCCTCCTCGCCAGATGCCCTTCGGCCCGGACTCACTCACACGGGTGATCCTCGTCTCGAGTGGCAAGGGCGGCGTGGGCAAGTCCACTGTGACGGCGAATCTCGCGGTGGCGCTCGCGGCTCAGGGCCTCTCGGTCGGCCTCGTCGACGCCGATGTGCACGGCTTCTCGATCCCGGGCCTCCTCGGCATCCCTGCGGGAACACAGCCCACGCGCATCGACGACCTCATGCTCCCGCCCGTCGCCCATGGCGTGAAGACCATCTCGATCGGCATGTTCCTCCGCGACGGGGAGGCTGTGGTCGCCTGGCGCGGACCGATGCTGCACCGCACCGTGCAGCAGTTCCTGACAGACGTGTTCTTCGGCGATCTCGACATCCTGCTCATCGACATGCCTCCTGGCACCGGTGACATCGCCATCTCGATCGGGCAGCTGCTGCCCCACGCCGAGGTGCTGGTCGTCACGACGCCGCAGGCGGCAGCATCCGACGTGGCGATCCGCAGCGGGCTGGTCGCTCGCCAGACCGGGCAGCGGGTGATCGGGGTGGTCGAGAACATGGGAGCCCTCACCCTTCCGGACGGCACCGTCGTCGATCTGTTCGGTTCAGGAGGCGGTGCAGCCGTGGCCAGTGCGCTGTCGGAGACGCAGTCCGTGCCGCTGCTGGCATCGATCCCCCTCAGTCCCGCGCTGCGTACGGGAGGCGACGAAGGGGTGCCCGTGGTGCTCAGCGCCCCCGACGATGCGGCGGCCGTCGCGATCCGCGAGCTCGCAGGTTCCCTCGCCACTCAGGGGCGCGGCCTCGCCGGTCGTTCGCTCCCGATGACCCTGGGCTGA
- a CDS encoding YcxB family protein yields MALTVDERLLRGMARDAAIYALTRPVAIVMWIALVAAFVVSILNLTAVRGTQGLAGLLPVASIALMVYAVVMTVVGARRAVRAATPPGSAVWLRLDDTALHVGAGSRSSDISYSTFQSVRAGRHAVLFKLRGASAITAIPRALLSDDDIATLRARIG; encoded by the coding sequence GTGGCTCTCACCGTCGACGAACGGCTGCTTCGGGGCATGGCACGCGACGCCGCGATCTACGCCCTCACCCGCCCCGTCGCGATCGTGATGTGGATCGCCCTCGTCGCGGCATTCGTCGTCAGCATCCTCAACCTGACCGCCGTGCGTGGCACCCAGGGGCTGGCGGGTCTGCTGCCCGTCGCGAGCATCGCCCTCATGGTCTACGCGGTCGTCATGACTGTCGTCGGCGCCAGACGCGCCGTTCGGGCCGCCACCCCTCCCGGCAGCGCGGTGTGGCTTCGGCTCGATGACACCGCTCTGCACGTCGGCGCTGGCAGTCGGTCGTCGGACATCTCGTACAGCACCTTCCAGAGCGTTCGTGCCGGCAGGCATGCCGTGCTCTTCAAGCTTCGAGGCGCGTCTGCGATCACGGCGATCCCCCGTGCGCTGCTGTCCGATGACGACATCGCGACTCTCCG